GATCCCATCTATCGGACCAATGCCTTAAAAGTTGCGGCCATAGTGGGGTCTATTTTATTTGCCATCAACCATGGCACAGCCCTAACCCAAAACAAAATGACCCGTACGCGCTGGATCTCAGCGGTGCTCACCTATTGCGTGCCTTATATGGTGAGTGTTCATGGTCAATATGTCAGCCGCTCTCAACAGCGGTAATCGAGTTATTCCAAATCTAGGGTGAGCTGGTAAATTTGGCGACGAGACATGTCGTGTTTCTCTGCCAATTGCCGACTGGCCCGCGACTTAGACCATCCTTGAGCTAATAACGCGTGCAATTCTGCACGTAAATCTGTGTCCGTTGGTAAGGTCTTGCTCACTACTTCCCCCGCTAATACCAACGTAAATTCACCTTTTGGTTCATGGCTTTGATAGTGGGTGATGGCAGCTTGCACCGACCCTCGCCAAAACTCTTCAAACCGTTTCGTTAAT
The Acaryochloris marina S15 genome window above contains:
- the nrtS gene encoding nitrate/nitrite transporter NrtS; this encodes MFVLRGYLAALIDPIYRTNALKVAAIVGSILFAINHGTALTQNKMTRTRWISAVLTYCVPYMVSVHGQYVSRSQQR